Proteins encoded by one window of Ramlibacter tataouinensis:
- a CDS encoding DUF3014 domain-containing protein, translating into MFRPDGHAPRNASRRPRVGLVAVAAVAIVALLWYDQWRGHAPAPAEVQAPADPAQAAAPAGAPAIEHPLPEAPAPADFTASLRALAGRQGMALLRDSNFPAHFVATVDNLAREHAPPAAWPVLPTPGRFATRAQGNGEVIAEDNAKRYAAFVDFVDQVDTAAAVNLYIGAYPMFQQAWRDLGMGQGYFNDRLVAVIDLLLRTPEPTGPLAVKLLEIKGPHQPQRPWVRYEFADEQLQGLAAGQKILLRMAPDQRRRLKAKLVEFRRGITGPAQLPGKAAQAGSAPVSN; encoded by the coding sequence ATGTTCAGGCCCGACGGCCATGCGCCCCGCAATGCGAGCCGGCGACCGAGGGTGGGCCTGGTCGCCGTGGCGGCGGTGGCCATTGTCGCGCTGCTCTGGTACGACCAGTGGCGCGGCCATGCGCCTGCGCCGGCCGAGGTGCAGGCGCCCGCGGATCCGGCGCAGGCGGCGGCTCCCGCCGGCGCGCCGGCCATCGAGCACCCGCTGCCCGAGGCGCCGGCGCCGGCCGACTTCACCGCCTCGCTGCGCGCCTTGGCCGGCCGCCAGGGCATGGCCTTGCTGCGCGACAGCAACTTCCCGGCCCACTTCGTCGCCACCGTCGACAACCTGGCGCGCGAGCATGCGCCGCCGGCGGCCTGGCCGGTGCTGCCGACACCGGGGCGCTTCGCCACGCGTGCCCAGGGCAACGGCGAGGTGATCGCGGAAGACAACGCGAAGCGCTATGCGGCCTTCGTCGACTTCGTCGACCAGGTGGACACCGCCGCGGCCGTGAACCTCTACATCGGTGCCTACCCGATGTTCCAGCAGGCCTGGCGCGACCTCGGCATGGGGCAGGGCTACTTCAACGACCGCCTGGTCGCGGTGATCGACCTGCTGCTGCGCACGCCCGAGCCCACCGGGCCGCTCGCGGTGAAGCTGCTGGAGATCAAGGGCCCGCATCAGCCGCAGCGGCCCTGGGTGCGCTACGAGTTCGCCGACGAGCAACTGCAAGGCCTGGCCGCGGGGCAGAAGATCCTGCTGCGGATGGCACCGGACCAGCGCCGGCGGCTGAAGGCCAAGCTGGTGGAATTCCGGCGCGGGATCACCGGTCCAGCGCAGTTGCCGGGGAAGGCCGCGCAAGCCGGCAGTGCGCCGGTGTCGAACTGA
- the lpdA gene encoding dihydrolipoyl dehydrogenase: protein MKTINKKLLVIGGGPGGYVAAIRAGQLGIPTVLVEGGQLGGVCLNVGCIPSKALIHAAAEYDKACRFAADNPLGIRVQQPAIDLARLQQWKDGVVTRLTGGVAALLRKAGVQVVRGWATVVDGKTVEVATQEGEPVRIGCEHLLLATGSEPVQLPGLPPGGPVITSTEALALTARPQHLVVVGAGYIGLELGMAWRKLGADVAVVEAAGRILPTYDEELAKPVLASLRRMGITLHLNCKAEGLTATGDGLRVRSASADEYVLPADQVLVAAGRVPRTQGYGLESLQLDMAGRAVKIDEQCRTSMRNVWAIGDLTGEPLLAHRAMAQGEMVAEIIAGHRRRFDPMAIPAVCFTDPELVVAGLTPDEAEARGVQVLVSSFPFAANGRALGMEAGEGFVRVVARADTHQVLGWQAVGAGVSELSTAFGYAIEMGARLEDVGGIIHAHPTLGEAVQEAALRALGRALHV from the coding sequence ATGAAGACGATCAACAAGAAGCTGCTGGTGATCGGCGGCGGCCCGGGCGGCTACGTCGCGGCCATCCGCGCCGGCCAGCTCGGCATCCCGACCGTGCTGGTCGAGGGCGGGCAACTGGGCGGCGTGTGCCTGAACGTGGGCTGCATCCCGTCCAAGGCGCTGATCCATGCGGCGGCCGAGTACGACAAGGCCTGCCGCTTCGCCGCCGACAACCCGCTGGGCATCCGCGTGCAGCAACCGGCGATCGACCTGGCGCGCCTGCAGCAGTGGAAGGACGGCGTGGTGACCCGGCTCACCGGCGGCGTCGCCGCGCTGCTGCGCAAGGCCGGCGTGCAGGTGGTGCGCGGCTGGGCGACGGTCGTGGACGGCAAGACCGTGGAGGTCGCCACGCAGGAAGGCGAGCCGGTGCGCATCGGCTGCGAGCACCTGCTGCTGGCCACCGGCTCGGAGCCTGTGCAGCTGCCTGGGCTGCCGCCGGGCGGGCCGGTGATCACCTCGACCGAGGCGCTGGCGCTCACCGCGCGCCCGCAGCACCTGGTGGTGGTCGGCGCCGGCTACATCGGCCTGGAGCTGGGCATGGCCTGGCGCAAGCTGGGCGCCGATGTCGCGGTGGTCGAGGCGGCCGGCCGCATCCTGCCGACCTACGACGAAGAGCTTGCCAAGCCGGTGCTGGCGTCGCTGCGGCGCATGGGGATCACGCTGCACCTGAATTGCAAGGCCGAGGGCCTGACCGCGACCGGCGACGGCCTGCGGGTGCGCAGCGCCAGTGCCGACGAGTACGTGCTGCCCGCCGACCAGGTGCTGGTGGCGGCAGGCCGGGTGCCGCGCACCCAGGGTTACGGCCTCGAGTCGCTGCAACTGGACATGGCCGGTCGCGCAGTCAAGATCGACGAGCAGTGCCGCACGTCGATGCGCAACGTCTGGGCGATCGGCGACCTCACCGGCGAGCCGCTGCTGGCGCACCGCGCGATGGCGCAGGGCGAGATGGTGGCGGAGATCATCGCCGGGCACCGGCGGCGCTTCGACCCGATGGCCATACCGGCGGTGTGCTTCACCGATCCGGAACTGGTCGTGGCGGGCCTGACGCCCGACGAGGCCGAGGCGCGCGGCGTCCAGGTGCTGGTGTCGTCGTTCCCGTTCGCCGCCAACGGCCGCGCGCTCGGCATGGAAGCCGGCGAGGGGTTCGTGCGCGTGGTCGCCCGCGCCGACACGCACCAGGTGCTGGGTTGGCAAGCCGTGGGCGCCGGCGTGTCCGAGCTGAGCACCGCGTTCGGCTACGCGATCGAGATGGGCGCCCGGCTGGAGGACGTGGGGGGCATCATCCATGCGCACCCGACGCTGGGCGAGGCGGTGCAGGAAGCCGCGCTACGGGCGCTGGGGCGGGCCTTGCACGTGTGA
- a CDS encoding dihydrolipoamide acetyltransferase family protein yields MGIYAIKMPDIGEGIAEVELVEWRVQPGDEVKEDQVVADVMTDKATVEIPSPVAGKVLELGGKPGELMAVGAELVRIEVAGEGNVKATSPTVAVAPAAAVQPVTASASAPVLPPDRKDDITRENPVSASTPRAPAVPPSAREAGPRAPVVTPAPRRAPGERPIASPAVRRRAWELGIELQFVHGSGPAGRIEHSDLDVYLASRGQPQQAVAGGLRQKHGEQQVPVIGLRRRIAQKMQEAKRRIPHFSYVEEVDVTELEALRAKLNERHGATRGKLTVLPFIARAVVLALQDFPQMNARFDDEAGVVTRYQPVHLGMATQTESGLMVPVLRHAEAMDLWTLAGEVARLAEATRGGKAARDELAGSTITITSLGPLGGIVTTPVINHPEVAIVGVNRIVERPAFQGDAIVKRKLMNLSSSFDHRVVDGMDAAQFVQAIRALLETPALLFID; encoded by the coding sequence ATGGGAATCTATGCGATCAAGATGCCCGACATCGGCGAGGGCATCGCCGAAGTGGAGCTGGTCGAGTGGCGGGTCCAGCCCGGCGACGAGGTGAAGGAAGACCAGGTCGTCGCCGACGTGATGACCGACAAGGCCACGGTGGAGATCCCGTCGCCGGTGGCGGGCAAGGTGCTGGAGCTGGGCGGCAAGCCCGGCGAGCTGATGGCCGTCGGCGCGGAGCTGGTGCGCATCGAAGTGGCGGGGGAGGGCAACGTGAAGGCGACGTCGCCGACGGTTGCGGTGGCCCCTGCAGCGGCGGTGCAGCCGGTCACGGCCTCCGCCTCGGCGCCGGTGTTGCCGCCCGACCGCAAGGACGACATCACTCGCGAGAACCCGGTGTCGGCCTCCACACCGCGAGCGCCCGCGGTGCCGCCATCCGCGCGCGAGGCCGGCCCCCGCGCGCCTGTCGTGACGCCGGCCCCGCGCCGCGCGCCCGGCGAGCGCCCAATCGCCTCGCCGGCGGTGCGGCGCCGCGCCTGGGAGCTGGGCATCGAGCTGCAGTTCGTGCACGGCAGCGGGCCGGCCGGTCGCATCGAGCATTCGGACCTGGACGTGTATCTCGCCTCGCGCGGCCAGCCGCAACAGGCCGTTGCCGGTGGCCTGCGCCAGAAGCACGGCGAGCAGCAGGTGCCGGTGATCGGCCTGCGCCGGCGCATCGCGCAGAAGATGCAGGAGGCCAAGCGCCGCATCCCGCACTTCAGCTACGTCGAGGAAGTGGACGTCACCGAACTCGAAGCGTTGCGCGCCAAATTGAACGAGCGGCATGGCGCCACGCGCGGCAAGCTGACGGTACTGCCCTTCATCGCCCGCGCCGTGGTGCTGGCCCTGCAGGATTTCCCGCAGATGAACGCCCGCTTCGACGACGAAGCCGGCGTGGTGACGCGCTACCAGCCGGTGCACCTGGGCATGGCGACGCAGACCGAATCGGGCCTGATGGTGCCGGTGCTGCGCCACGCCGAGGCCATGGACCTGTGGACCCTCGCCGGCGAGGTCGCCCGGCTGGCCGAAGCCACCCGCGGCGGCAAGGCGGCGCGCGACGAACTGGCCGGCTCCACGATCACCATCACCAGCCTGGGGCCGCTGGGCGGCATCGTCACCACGCCGGTGATCAACCACCCCGAGGTGGCCATCGTCGGCGTCAACCGCATCGTCGAGCGGCCGGCGTTCCAGGGCGACGCGATCGTCAAGCGCAAGCTGATGAACCTGTCCTCGTCGTTCGACCACCGCGTGGTCGACGGCATGGACGCGGCGCAGTTCGTCCAGGCCATCCGGGCGCTGCTGGAAACACCGGCGCTGCTGTTCATCGACTGA
- a CDS encoding alpha-ketoacid dehydrogenase subunit beta has translation MLTETREAQAVETAAVATRPMTMIQALRSAMDVMMDRDDKVVVFGQDVGYFGGVFRVTEGLQAKYGKHRCFDTPINEGGIVGVAVGMGAYGLRPVAEIQFADYFYPASDQIVSEAARLRYRSAGDFTCPITIRMPCGGGIYGGQTHSQSPEALFTHVCGIRTVMPSNPYDAKGLLIAAIECDDPVIFLEPKRLYNGPFDGHHDRPVVPWSKHERGNVPEGYYRVPLDSAAVFRPGSQVTVLTYGTMVWVSECAAREAGVDAEIIDLRSIWPMDLDMVVASVKKTGRCVIVHEATKTSGFGAELSALVQEHCFYHLEAPIERVAGWDTPYPHAQEWAYFPGPDRVGAALKRVLEG, from the coding sequence ATGCTGACCGAAACCCGTGAAGCGCAGGCGGTCGAGACGGCCGCCGTGGCGACCCGGCCCATGACCATGATCCAGGCCCTGCGCTCGGCCATGGACGTGATGATGGACCGCGACGACAAGGTCGTGGTGTTCGGCCAGGACGTGGGCTACTTCGGCGGCGTGTTCCGCGTCACCGAGGGCCTGCAGGCCAAGTACGGCAAGCACCGCTGCTTCGACACGCCGATCAACGAGGGCGGCATCGTCGGCGTGGCGGTGGGCATGGGCGCCTACGGCCTGCGGCCGGTGGCGGAGATCCAGTTCGCCGACTACTTCTACCCGGCGTCCGACCAGATCGTGTCGGAGGCCGCGCGGCTGCGCTACCGCTCGGCCGGCGACTTCACCTGCCCGATCACCATCCGCATGCCCTGCGGCGGCGGCATCTACGGCGGCCAGACCCACAGCCAGAGCCCGGAGGCACTGTTCACCCACGTCTGCGGCATCCGCACCGTGATGCCGAGCAACCCGTACGACGCCAAGGGCCTGCTGATCGCCGCGATCGAGTGCGACGACCCGGTCATCTTCCTGGAGCCCAAGCGGCTGTACAACGGCCCGTTCGACGGCCACCACGACCGGCCCGTGGTGCCCTGGTCGAAGCACGAACGCGGCAACGTGCCCGAGGGCTATTACCGCGTGCCGCTCGACTCGGCTGCCGTGTTCCGGCCCGGCTCGCAGGTGACGGTGCTGACCTACGGGACCATGGTGTGGGTGTCGGAGTGCGCGGCGCGCGAGGCGGGCGTCGATGCCGAGATCATCGACCTGCGTTCGATCTGGCCGATGGACCTGGACATGGTGGTGGCTTCGGTGAAGAAGACCGGCCGCTGCGTCATCGTGCACGAAGCGACCAAGACCAGCGGCTTCGGCGCCGAGCTGTCGGCGCTGGTGCAGGAGCACTGCTTCTACCACCTGGAAGCGCCGATCGAGCGGGTCGCGGGCTGGGACACGCCGTACCCGCATGCGCAGGAGTGGGCCTACTTCCCCGGGCCGGATCGCGTCGGCGCCGCGCTCAAGCGCGTGCTGGAGGGCTGA